From a region of the Verrucomicrobiia bacterium genome:
- a CDS encoding DUF6766 family protein, with translation MRNFLRNNGLSLTLVFLFVIFLFGMARAGNHEFNEDQRLHNEPTSTFGEYIRSSHFLEALFENWESEFLQMAAYVVLTAFLFQRGSAESKDPDKSESEGCGKITDETPSPVRRGGWMLKIYENSLSIALGLLFLLSMLGHAISGVKEYNEERSVHGLAELSLAEYASSARFWFESFQNWQSEFLAVLAIVVLSIWLRQKDSAESKEVAAPHASTGK, from the coding sequence ATGAGGAACTTCTTACGCAACAACGGTCTTTCGCTCACTCTGGTGTTCCTCTTCGTCATTTTCCTATTCGGCATGGCACGTGCCGGAAATCACGAGTTCAACGAGGATCAAAGGCTCCACAACGAACCGACCAGCACATTCGGCGAGTACATCCGCAGCAGTCACTTCCTCGAAGCTCTCTTTGAAAACTGGGAAAGCGAATTCCTGCAAATGGCTGCGTACGTCGTCCTGACAGCATTCCTCTTTCAGCGCGGTTCGGCGGAGTCAAAGGATCCCGACAAATCCGAATCCGAAGGCTGCGGCAAAATTACAGACGAAACGCCCAGCCCGGTGCGGCGTGGAGGCTGGATGCTCAAAATCTATGAGAACTCACTCTCGATCGCCCTGGGGCTATTGTTTCTCCTTTCAATGCTTGGCCACGCGATTTCGGGGGTGAAGGAATATAACGAGGAGCGAAGTGTTCACGGCCTGGCGGAGTTGTCGCTGGCAGAGTACGCGAGTTCGGCGCGGTTTTGGTTCGAGTCGTTCCAGAACTGGCAGAGCGAGTTCCTCGCGGTCCTCGCCATTGTAGTTCTCTCGATCTGGTTGCGGCAGAAGGATTCGGCGGAATCCAAGGAGGTCGCAGCGCCCCATGCGAGCACTGGCAAGTAG
- a CDS encoding TIGR00645 family protein: protein MTSAISPQRKRTLASFIFLSRWLQAPLYLGLIVAQAVYVYRFLLELWHLLGFALFNHPAPASVTTSATDAESIVMLSVLGLIDVVMIANLLIMVIVGGYETFVSRLRLEGHPDQPEWLSHVNAGILKVKLATALIGISSIHLLKTFISAGSHDQKTMLWQVIIHVTFVASAIALAWIDRLTVPAARAH from the coding sequence ATGACGTCTGCAATCAGTCCACAACGTAAACGGACGCTCGCGAGTTTTATTTTTCTGAGCCGCTGGCTCCAGGCTCCTCTCTACCTTGGGCTCATCGTGGCGCAGGCCGTCTACGTTTATCGGTTCCTGCTGGAACTCTGGCATCTGCTCGGATTCGCACTGTTCAATCATCCTGCCCCGGCCTCGGTCACTACCTCGGCCACGGATGCTGAATCGATCGTGATGCTAAGCGTGCTGGGGTTGATCGACGTGGTGATGATCGCCAACCTGCTCATCATGGTCATCGTCGGCGGATATGAAACGTTCGTTTCGCGGCTGCGGCTGGAAGGGCATCCCGACCAGCCGGAATGGTTGTCGCACGTCAACGCAGGCATTCTCAAGGTCAAGCTGGCGACGGCGCTGATCGGCATTTCTTCGATTCACCTGCTCAAGACCTTCATCAGCGCAGGTTCGCACGATCAGAAAACAATGTTGTGGCAGGTGATCATTCACGTGACGTTCGTTGCTTCCGCCATTGCGCTGGCGTGGATTGACAGGCTCACCGTTCCTGCGGCAAGAGCCCATTAG
- a CDS encoding sulfatase-like hydrolase/transferase has protein sequence MFKRIVLIAAALSCVRLLAIAAPAHQTENVVLITLDGLRWQEVFMGMEEQLATREYGVWDTNRLRSWFWRETTEERRQALMPFLWKTIGKRGQLYGNGNKGSVSIVTNGKNFTYPGFNEIFTGSPDDRIDKNEKRYNSNVSVLEWLHRKPAFAGRVVGFANWAVHPYVLNTQRSGIPVWSGFDTNFPGEPGSRLELIQQLQKDTIQIWYEMTFDSFYFHAANEYMRDKQPRLVWLALSETDEWGHGGNYEHYLQAANNSDRYIGKLWDTVQSIAAYKDKTTFIITCDHGRGSGAEWKHHGAGVAGAEKTWLAVIGPDTRPLGERTNIAQVTHSQIAATLAALLGEDYHSAVPKSGPPIQDLLPVGTAK, from the coding sequence ATGTTCAAAAGAATTGTCCTCATCGCGGCAGCGCTCTCGTGCGTGCGTCTTCTGGCCATCGCTGCCCCTGCGCATCAGACCGAAAATGTGGTGTTGATCACCCTGGATGGACTGCGGTGGCAGGAAGTCTTTATGGGCATGGAGGAACAGCTGGCAACGAGAGAATACGGGGTGTGGGATACGAACCGCTTGCGTTCCTGGTTCTGGCGCGAAACGACGGAGGAACGACGACAGGCGCTCATGCCGTTCCTTTGGAAAACCATCGGCAAACGAGGACAGCTCTACGGCAACGGCAACAAAGGCAGCGTCTCCATTGTCACCAACGGAAAAAATTTCACGTATCCAGGCTTCAATGAGATATTCACTGGCTCACCCGACGATCGCATCGACAAAAACGAGAAGCGGTATAATTCCAATGTTTCCGTTCTGGAATGGCTGCATCGCAAACCAGCGTTTGCGGGTCGCGTCGTGGGCTTTGCGAACTGGGCGGTGCATCCCTACGTCCTGAACACGCAGCGCAGTGGGATACCGGTATGGTCGGGTTTTGACACCAACTTTCCGGGCGAACCCGGCTCGCGGCTGGAACTCATTCAACAGCTGCAGAAGGATACGATTCAGATTTGGTACGAGATGACCTTTGACTCGTTTTATTTCCATGCGGCAAACGAGTATATGCGGGACAAGCAACCCCGCCTGGTCTGGCTGGCGTTAAGCGAAACGGATGAATGGGGGCACGGAGGGAATTACGAGCATTACCTGCAGGCGGCAAACAACTCGGACCGTTACATAGGGAAGCTCTGGGACACTGTGCAGTCCATCGCTGCTTACAAGGACAAGACCACTTTCATCATTACCTGCGATCACGGACGTGGCAGCGGGGCGGAGTGGAAGCACCACGGTGCGGGTGTTGCCGGCGCGGAGAAAACATGGCTGGCTGTGATAGGACCTGACACCCGGCCGCTCGGTGAACGAACCAACATCGCACAGGTAACGCACAGCCAGATTGCCGCGACACTCGCCGCGCTTTTGGGTGAGGATTACCATTCTGCGGTGCCGAAGTCGGGCCCGCCGATTCAGGACTTGCTCCCGGTCGGGACCGCCAAGTAG
- a CDS encoding family 43 glycosylhydrolase gives MSSLVRKSLRLLLAITAISLPAAEPAFEIRLEGVKFDYPGAEQWAAIARPDGQTNWAFAIYTGQNKWTVPLQEDTPGTYRIVRVERRAGEKKSDVTIGNESQLALDLPAGTKVSKPTAASQPLLEVGEFKTFYTAAEPWCVNDHTFVQGPDKTWHLFGITHPKPLVWEKDPGRQLAHATAKTLLQIPWDSQPFAVTRDWEKYREFVFWAPHVVRHDGTYYMFVCVGDRDTHRYRIHLLTSSDLKSWTRSPHNPMVVDGFDGRDPFVMRVGEQWVLYYTANSTPECGNYIIAAVTSKDLVHWSDRKVIFIHPRAGSFGGPTESPFIVRRGGQYYLFVCDNEWTDVYVSTDPFHWDFTQKNTRFLAHASEIVRDTDGKWFISHAGWTSGPLKIAPLKWKDGLDMEATNILPAEK, from the coding sequence ATGAGCTCACTCGTGCGAAAATCGTTGCGGCTACTCCTCGCGATAACCGCCATTTCACTTCCTGCTGCGGAACCGGCATTCGAGATCCGCCTCGAGGGCGTCAAATTCGATTATCCTGGCGCGGAGCAATGGGCGGCGATTGCCCGGCCTGATGGGCAAACAAACTGGGCATTTGCCATCTATACGGGCCAGAACAAATGGACCGTTCCACTCCAGGAAGATACGCCAGGCACATACCGGATTGTTCGCGTTGAGCGGCGGGCTGGGGAAAAGAAATCTGATGTCACCATTGGCAACGAGTCGCAACTCGCTCTCGATCTGCCGGCCGGGACGAAAGTTTCCAAACCCACCGCTGCGTCACAGCCCCTTTTGGAAGTCGGAGAATTTAAAACATTCTACACCGCTGCAGAACCGTGGTGCGTGAACGATCACACGTTTGTGCAGGGACCGGACAAGACATGGCACCTGTTCGGCATTACGCATCCAAAACCCCTGGTATGGGAGAAGGACCCCGGCCGGCAGCTGGCGCATGCCACCGCAAAAACCTTGCTGCAGATTCCGTGGGACAGCCAGCCGTTTGCGGTGACGCGCGATTGGGAGAAGTATCGCGAGTTTGTCTTCTGGGCTCCGCACGTCGTGCGACACGATGGAACGTATTACATGTTCGTCTGTGTCGGGGACCGCGATACCCACCGATATCGTATCCACCTCCTGACTTCGTCCGACCTCAAATCATGGACGCGCAGTCCGCACAATCCGATGGTGGTGGACGGCTTCGACGGTCGCGATCCATTCGTGATGCGTGTTGGCGAGCAGTGGGTGCTCTATTACACCGCCAACTCAACCCCCGAATGCGGCAATTACATCATCGCCGCCGTGACGAGCAAGGACCTTGTTCATTGGTCTGATCGCAAGGTGATTTTCATACACCCACGTGCCGGAAGTTTTGGCGGGCCCACGGAATCGCCCTTCATCGTGCGTCGCGGCGGCCAGTATTACCTGTTCGTCTGTGACAACGAATGGACAGACGTGTATGTGTCAACCGATCCATTCCACTGGGACTTTACACAGAAGAACACGCGGTTCCTTGCGCACGCATCCGAAATCGTTCGTGACACCGACGGGAAATGGTTCATCAGCCACGCCGGCTGGACCAGCGGACCGTTGAAGATCGCGCCTTTGAAATGGAAGGACGGTTTGGATATGGAAGCCACAAACATTTTGCCCGCTGAAAAATAG
- a CDS encoding glycoside hydrolase family 172 protein, which translates to MKPTSKKTAQGEIQAGMDRRRFVTAVAALGATAALPGIATAAESTPSDVSNPAFRVDALRMATLRNETTRQFTTFNLDRKSKTIPIPKGQRVTIGEVKGEGYVTQFWLTFPGWFWQHWNTKAAVNQSILKTLLLRIYFDGAERPAVAAPVGDFFGAGLCEVASFASLYFGTSSGGFFCKWPMPFRKSFRVELENVDPEITTDVFCNILYQLAPLPDGTAYFHTQFHTGFNKGPEPVKIAEAHGRGHYAGCQLYMQGEDRNYLSFLEAPEYVYVDNDWEKPRFAGTGLEDYFLGGWYFREGTIAGPTHGVTIKDTLNSNVAMYRIHESDTIHFRERLKFSFVNPWSPDRLKPFCFSSVAFLYLDKPEGQGPAIPSAKDLMCWYRIRDTDHLSVP; encoded by the coding sequence ATGAAACCAACATCGAAAAAAACCGCGCAGGGCGAGATCCAGGCGGGCATGGATCGGCGCCGGTTTGTCACGGCCGTCGCCGCGCTTGGCGCTACGGCCGCCTTGCCAGGCATTGCCACCGCCGCAGAATCCACGCCCTCCGACGTCAGTAATCCAGCTTTCCGAGTGGATGCTCTGCGCATGGCAACGTTGCGCAACGAAACCACCCGGCAATTCACGACGTTCAATCTCGATCGCAAGAGCAAAACCATTCCGATTCCGAAAGGCCAGCGCGTCACGATCGGCGAGGTGAAGGGAGAAGGATATGTGACACAGTTCTGGCTGACGTTTCCAGGCTGGTTCTGGCAGCACTGGAACACCAAAGCCGCAGTCAATCAATCCATCCTCAAGACATTGCTCCTTCGGATTTATTTCGACGGTGCGGAGCGGCCCGCTGTCGCCGCGCCCGTGGGCGATTTTTTTGGTGCTGGATTGTGTGAAGTGGCCAGCTTCGCTTCCCTCTACTTCGGGACCTCGAGCGGCGGATTTTTCTGCAAGTGGCCGATGCCGTTCCGCAAAAGCTTCCGTGTGGAGTTGGAGAATGTTGATCCCGAAATTACCACCGACGTGTTCTGCAACATCCTGTATCAACTCGCGCCTCTGCCGGATGGAACCGCCTACTTCCACACGCAGTTCCACACCGGCTTCAACAAAGGTCCGGAGCCGGTGAAAATCGCCGAAGCGCACGGACGCGGTCATTACGCCGGCTGCCAGCTCTACATGCAGGGCGAGGATCGCAACTACCTCAGCTTCCTGGAAGCGCCCGAGTACGTCTATGTGGACAACGACTGGGAGAAACCGCGCTTTGCGGGCACCGGCCTCGAGGATTATTTCCTCGGCGGCTGGTATTTTCGCGAGGGAACCATTGCCGGCCCCACCCATGGCGTGACCATCAAGGACACGCTCAATTCAAACGTGGCGATGTATCGCATCCACGAATCCGACACCATCCACTTCCGCGAGCGGCTTAAGTTCTCGTTCGTAAATCCCTGGTCACCCGATCGGTTAAAGCCTTTCTGCTTTTCCTCCGTGGCGTTCCTGTATCTCGACAAACCCGAGGGCCAGGGCCCTGCCATCCCGTCCGCAAAAGACTTGATGTGCTGGTATCGCATTCGCGACACCGATCACCTGAGCGTGCCGTGA
- a CDS encoding glycoside hydrolase family 88 protein has translation MAGEPPGSSATSNLEQAAIRDVLKRVADWQLVNPSSSSNRYTEDCWTWAAFYTGLMAWSRMADDPRYHNAMLQMGKRFNWQPARRIYHADDHCVSQTYLELYLQHRDPAMLQPTKARFDYILEHPNTNSLQFDIRGALDRWSWCDSLFMSPPALARLFTATGDRRYLDYMTREWWITTDYLYDREERLYFRDSTFFSRREANGRKIFWSRGNGWVLAGIARVLEHLPADHPDRPRFNTLFREIAGKVLACQQPDGLWRASLLDPQSYPMKETSGSGFFVYSFAWGVNHGLLDRTEFEPGIRRGWHALVECVQPDGKLTHVQPVGANPKEFEASSSDVFGVGAFLLAGSEVHALAVSLSKAEPQTSEKQ, from the coding sequence ATGGCTGGTGAGCCCCCAGGATCCTCCGCAACCTCCAATCTCGAACAAGCTGCCATTCGCGACGTCCTGAAGCGCGTGGCCGACTGGCAATTGGTCAATCCTTCATCCTCCAGCAACCGTTATACTGAAGACTGCTGGACGTGGGCGGCCTTTTACACGGGGCTGATGGCATGGAGCCGAATGGCGGACGACCCACGCTATCACAACGCCATGCTGCAGATGGGCAAACGATTCAACTGGCAGCCGGCCCGGCGCATTTATCACGCGGACGACCATTGCGTAAGCCAGACATACCTCGAGCTTTATTTGCAGCATCGCGATCCTGCCATGCTTCAACCCACAAAAGCGCGCTTTGATTACATCCTGGAACATCCAAACACCAACAGCCTTCAATTCGATATCCGCGGCGCGCTGGATCGATGGTCCTGGTGTGACTCGTTGTTCATGTCGCCGCCGGCCCTTGCGCGTCTCTTCACCGCGACGGGAGATCGGCGATACCTCGACTACATGACGCGCGAATGGTGGATCACGACCGATTACCTTTACGACCGGGAAGAACGTCTCTATTTCCGCGACAGCACGTTCTTCAGCCGCCGCGAGGCAAACGGCCGCAAGATCTTCTGGAGCCGCGGCAATGGCTGGGTGCTGGCGGGGATTGCGCGGGTGCTGGAACACCTGCCGGCGGATCACCCAGATCGTCCACGATTCAACACGCTCTTTCGCGAAATCGCAGGGAAAGTTCTCGCGTGTCAACAACCCGACGGTCTTTGGCGAGCCAGCTTGCTGGACCCGCAGAGTTATCCAATGAAGGAAACCAGCGGATCCGGGTTCTTCGTGTACAGCTTCGCCTGGGGGGTCAACCACGGCCTGCTAGACCGAACGGAATTCGAACCCGGAATTCGTCGAGGTTGGCACGCGTTGGTGGAATGCGTTCAACCCGACGGAAAGCTCACGCATGTTCAGCCCGTGGGTGCCAATCCCAAAGAGTTCGAAGCATCGTCAAGTGACGTTTTCGGCGTCGGGGCCTTCCTGCTCGCAGGAAGCGAAGTCCATGCACTTGCTGTTTCGCTGTCCAAGGCCGAGCCACAAACATCAGAAAAACAATAG
- a CDS encoding alginate lyase family protein, with protein MNTGRALQVFRLVIYLIGSLSFVQRLSATEFPFAAADVERIDRARIFRAADLALAMAPITITQFRAKLSEGGPHDFYSNGDYWWPNPNTTNGLPYVQRDGESNPENFAEHRRCVMRLRDAVAALAAAYSISGEERYAEKGATLLRVFFVDAETRMNPSLNFAQAIPGITPGRGIGIIDTLHLAEVPLAVLALRKSPAFSREVATAVEQWFREYTEWMITSRNGRDEANTGNNHAVAYWLQVACFARLTGDSNRLAEVRRRFKEVFVAKQMAQDGSFPAELRRTKPYAYSIFQLDNMTSLCQVASTPEDDLWRFALPDGRGIRRAMQHLFPYLADKSSWPNPPDVQAWNGWPARQPCLLFAGLMFDEPKYIKLWTELPPDPEDGEVKRNIAITQPLLWLR; from the coding sequence ATGAACACTGGTCGCGCGCTGCAGGTTTTCCGTCTCGTCATCTATCTCATCGGGAGTTTGTCTTTCGTTCAGAGACTGTCGGCAACGGAGTTCCCGTTCGCGGCCGCGGATGTGGAGCGAATTGATCGGGCGCGGATCTTCCGTGCGGCGGACCTCGCGCTGGCAATGGCGCCAATCACGATCACGCAATTCCGGGCGAAGCTGAGCGAAGGAGGACCTCACGATTTTTATTCGAACGGCGACTATTGGTGGCCCAACCCGAATACAACAAACGGGTTGCCATATGTGCAGCGGGACGGGGAATCCAATCCTGAAAATTTCGCGGAGCATCGCCGTTGCGTGATGCGGTTGCGCGACGCTGTGGCAGCGCTGGCGGCGGCTTACAGCATTTCGGGGGAGGAACGTTACGCGGAAAAGGGCGCAACCCTGTTGCGGGTTTTCTTTGTTGATGCTGAAACGCGAATGAACCCGAGCCTCAACTTTGCACAGGCCATTCCGGGGATCACTCCCGGCCGGGGGATCGGCATCATCGATACGCTGCACCTTGCCGAAGTGCCGCTGGCGGTGCTCGCATTACGAAAGTCGCCGGCCTTTTCGCGCGAGGTTGCGACAGCCGTTGAACAATGGTTCAGGGAATACACTGAGTGGATGATCACCAGCAGGAACGGGCGTGATGAGGCAAACACCGGCAACAATCATGCAGTGGCGTACTGGCTGCAGGTGGCGTGCTTCGCGCGCCTGACGGGTGACTCGAATCGGCTCGCTGAAGTCCGCAGGCGTTTCAAGGAGGTGTTCGTCGCGAAGCAGATGGCGCAGGATGGCAGCTTTCCAGCGGAATTACGCCGCACCAAACCTTATGCCTATTCGATTTTTCAGCTCGATAACATGACGTCGCTGTGCCAGGTCGCGTCCACGCCGGAAGATGATTTGTGGCGCTTTGCGTTGCCTGACGGCCGCGGAATCCGGCGGGCGATGCAGCACCTCTTTCCGTATCTGGCAGACAAGTCGAGTTGGCCGAATCCGCCCGATGTGCAAGCCTGGAACGGATGGCCGGCGCGCCAGCCGTGCCTGCTGTTTGCAGGACTCATGTTTGATGAGCCCAAATACATCAAGCTATGGACCGAGCTGCCGCCCGACCCCGAAGATGGGGAGGTTAAACGAAACATCGCCATCACTCAGCCGCTGTTATGGCTGAGATGA
- a CDS encoding immunoglobulin domain-containing protein, whose protein sequence is MADAVDASSLSWTTGGDVPWDAQTTNTHDGVDAAQSGNIQSNQISWIETEVVGPATIHFWTATQFDASGSFGFVWEFTINERRSGVYLMSSFWTEQVHDLPAGTNVLRWTGFCHHGNSGSVCLDGFAVSEPRPLAIDYGPADVTAFMGEFAGISVSASGTPPFRFQWRRDGTNIVHATNSFLYFPAATTNDSGTYSVLVTNSQGWIVSSNASVTILPPVPPFFTFEPESAIAYTGQSFTGWGGVGGSPPFWFQWRKAGSDLPGGIGEWLNLTNVSPAHAGSYSLFVTNAFGSVESSNVSLTVITSVAPVITCQPRSVEAAEGVNTHFTLEAAGLPDPWVRWTKVGTTSSPNPGVPFPQTAGASRTRRFDNVSTNDSGVYFATAGNYGGEVGSREVLLTVLPPIASIGTWNQDAEDVVVANGLAYLARGTNGLSIVSVTDPASPHLVGSFATAGYASKLTVCDGLAFVAEGILGFEIISVADPSAPFLLGGCNTAGYASDIAVRGNFAYVADGSAGLQIFDISNREVPVLAGGFSTNIQPRHICLSGDIAYLTSIAAIVPIGSNSSPGGLLIVNVSDPTHPYETGRLETSVFAIAAQQDFLIADTSIISVTNPAQPASIGYLSYQTPNFPRLLRISAVQIVNGLVYLVDSDGSTMELIVFDVREPELPVPVGYYRGDGYCSAISVDGNRVYVVGYDTPMRIIQTPFNLNSAPAPELWLFGQDGMKLILRGRRGLHYALEVADDLNSPEWQSSATMLLTNDTRVLDVPEGPPQRFFKARWVD, encoded by the coding sequence TTGGCTGACGCCGTGGATGCCAGCAGCCTCTCGTGGACAACTGGAGGTGATGTTCCGTGGGACGCGCAAACAACCAACACTCACGACGGCGTTGACGCAGCGCAGTCTGGAAACATCCAGTCGAACCAGATCTCATGGATCGAGACGGAGGTTGTGGGACCGGCAACGATCCATTTCTGGACGGCGACGCAGTTCGACGCATCCGGATCTTTCGGTTTCGTTTGGGAATTTACCATCAACGAAAGGCGGTCTGGTGTTTACCTTATGAGTTCGTTTTGGACGGAGCAGGTGCACGATTTGCCGGCCGGAACAAACGTGTTGCGCTGGACGGGCTTTTGTCACCATGGGAATTCCGGTTCGGTTTGCCTGGATGGGTTTGCCGTATCGGAGCCGCGGCCTCTGGCCATCGATTACGGACCGGCGGACGTGACTGCGTTCATGGGAGAGTTTGCCGGGATTTCTGTTTCAGCTTCGGGAACTCCGCCGTTCCGGTTTCAATGGCGGCGCGACGGAACGAACATCGTTCATGCGACGAATTCGTTTCTATATTTCCCGGCAGCAACCACAAACGATTCTGGAACCTACTCGGTCCTCGTGACTAATTCACAGGGTTGGATCGTGAGCAGCAATGCTTCGGTCACCATCCTGCCGCCGGTCCCCCCGTTTTTTACTTTCGAGCCGGAATCAGCCATTGCTTACACGGGGCAGAGCTTCACTGGGTGGGGCGGCGTCGGTGGTTCGCCTCCCTTTTGGTTTCAATGGCGAAAGGCCGGCTCGGACTTGCCCGGCGGCATCGGGGAATGGCTGAACCTCACGAACGTCTCTCCCGCACATGCCGGCAGCTACAGTCTCTTTGTCACGAACGCTTTCGGAAGCGTCGAGAGCAGCAATGTGTCGTTGACAGTGATCACGTCCGTGGCCCCGGTCATCACCTGTCAACCGCGCAGCGTGGAAGCAGCAGAAGGCGTGAACACGCATTTCACGCTTGAGGCCGCAGGTTTGCCGGACCCATGGGTTCGTTGGACCAAAGTCGGAACAACGTCATCGCCAAACCCCGGCGTGCCTTTTCCGCAAACTGCTGGCGCCAGTCGAACCAGGAGGTTCGACAACGTGAGCACCAATGATTCGGGCGTTTACTTTGCCACGGCGGGGAATTACGGCGGCGAAGTCGGCAGCCGTGAGGTGCTCCTGACAGTGCTGCCTCCCATCGCATCCATAGGCACATGGAACCAGGACGCGGAAGACGTTGTTGTAGCGAACGGCCTGGCTTATCTGGCTAGAGGAACAAACGGGCTCTCCATTGTCAGCGTGACCGATCCCGCGTCGCCGCACCTGGTCGGGAGCTTCGCCACTGCGGGTTATGCTTCGAAGCTAACTGTCTGCGATGGCTTGGCCTTCGTCGCCGAGGGAATTCTTGGTTTCGAGATCATCAGTGTTGCAGATCCCTCCGCTCCATTTCTGCTGGGCGGCTGCAACACCGCAGGATATGCGAGCGACATTGCCGTGCGTGGAAACTTCGCATATGTGGCCGACGGAAGCGCAGGGCTCCAGATCTTCGACATCAGTAATCGAGAAGTTCCTGTTCTGGCGGGCGGCTTTTCTACCAATATCCAGCCTCGCCACATATGCCTCTCCGGCGATATCGCGTACCTCACGTCAATTGCAGCCATTGTCCCGATTGGCTCCAATTCGTCGCCTGGTGGACTGCTCATCGTTAATGTCTCCGATCCAACCCACCCGTATGAAACGGGCCGTCTGGAAACGTCCGTCTTCGCAATCGCCGCCCAACAGGATTTTTTAATCGCTGACACCTCGATCATCTCCGTGACCAACCCAGCACAGCCCGCTTCGATCGGATATCTGAGCTACCAGACCCCCAATTTCCCGCGGCTTCTTCGCATCTCGGCAGTACAGATCGTGAACGGATTGGTTTATCTCGTCGATTCTGACGGCAGCACCATGGAACTGATCGTGTTCGACGTACGGGAACCGGAACTCCCGGTGCCGGTCGGCTACTACCGAGGTGACGGCTATTGCAGCGCCATCTCGGTGGACGGCAATCGCGTCTATGTTGTCGGATATGACACGCCGATGCGGATCATTCAAACGCCGTTCAATCTGAATTCCGCACCCGCGCCTGAGTTGTGGCTCTTCGGGCAGGACGGAATGAAGCTGATTCTCCGCGGGCGGCGTGGGCTGCACTACGCACTCGAGGTTGCCGACGATTTGAACAGTCCCGAATGGCAGAGCTCCGCAACAATGCTGCTCACCAACGACACCAGGGTCTTGGACGTGCCCGAGGGTCCACCCCAACGGTTTTTCAAAGCGAGGTGGGTGGACTGA
- the chrA gene encoding chromate efflux transporter, which yields MAHAFLDDAADVHGPPRESFAKLFLRFLRFGLLAWGGPVAQIDMIRQELVTEEKWVSPSRFKKLLAMYQILPGPEAHELCVYFGMLARGRIGGILAGLGFMLPGFLLMFLLSWLYVAYQITETPMQAVFLGIQPAVIALIFRAAHRIGSHVLTDRALLVIAVVSGVVDLLGVPFWMTLAVAGLAYLFATQKRWMVAAVLGAVLLAGAVTYGPEQKLFKTTQRTGTMQSTVLEGSHTASGSQLFVSGLRAGLLTFGGAYTAIPFLQRDAVHNGRWMSDGEFLDGVAISGTLPAPLIIFSTFVGYIGGGALGALLMTIGVFLPAFCFSLLFHTQLERLMERPLLREVLEGVTAAVVGIIVSTLITLGVGTITNVKAAAVFVLALIPLYVWKGKTVIPCVVMGAGLLGWLLFRSSF from the coding sequence ATGGCGCACGCATTTCTGGATGACGCAGCAGACGTCCACGGTCCACCCCGTGAATCGTTCGCAAAGCTGTTCCTGCGGTTTTTGCGATTCGGTCTTCTTGCGTGGGGCGGGCCCGTCGCTCAGATCGACATGATTCGACAGGAGTTGGTGACAGAGGAGAAGTGGGTGTCGCCTTCCCGGTTCAAAAAGCTCCTTGCGATGTATCAAATCCTGCCAGGACCCGAAGCCCACGAGCTCTGCGTCTATTTTGGAATGCTGGCGCGTGGCAGGATTGGCGGCATCCTGGCAGGGCTCGGTTTCATGCTCCCGGGTTTCCTTTTGATGTTCCTCCTTTCCTGGTTGTACGTGGCGTATCAAATCACGGAGACGCCAATGCAGGCGGTGTTTCTGGGAATACAACCGGCTGTGATTGCGTTGATCTTCCGGGCGGCGCATCGGATTGGATCACATGTCCTGACCGATCGGGCGCTGCTCGTGATTGCGGTAGTGAGCGGGGTTGTCGATCTGCTGGGCGTGCCGTTCTGGATGACGCTTGCCGTGGCCGGACTGGCGTATCTCTTTGCAACACAGAAGCGCTGGATGGTTGCTGCCGTGCTTGGGGCTGTCTTGCTTGCGGGCGCGGTGACGTATGGGCCTGAACAAAAACTTTTCAAAACAACACAGCGGACCGGAACAATGCAATCCACCGTCCTTGAAGGGAGCCACACGGCCTCAGGCTCGCAACTGTTCGTGTCGGGCTTGCGCGCCGGGTTGCTGACGTTTGGCGGAGCTTACACGGCGATTCCATTTTTGCAGCGTGATGCCGTCCACAACGGCCGATGGATGAGCGATGGCGAGTTCCTGGACGGTGTCGCGATTTCGGGAACCCTGCCCGCGCCGTTGATCATCTTCTCCACGTTTGTCGGCTATATTGGCGGGGGTGCACTGGGAGCGCTTCTGATGACCATCGGGGTCTTTCTCCCGGCGTTTTGTTTCTCGCTGCTCTTTCACACGCAGCTCGAACGGTTGATGGAACGGCCGCTGTTGCGCGAGGTGTTGGAAGGCGTTACCGCTGCGGTTGTCGGAATCATTGTGTCGACGCTGATCACGCTCGGAGTGGGAACCATCACCAACGTGAAGGCGGCGGCCGTGTTTGTCCTCGCGCTGATCCCCTTGTACGTGTGGAAAGGCAAGACTGTGATCCCATGCGTCGTGATGGGTGCTGGCCTACTCGGATGGCTTCTATTCCGCAGTTCATTTTGA